aaataaaaaaggcttcAAGTAGTGCATTGGGGGAACTGTTGTTCACTAAAGAGTGTCATTACTTGTAATCAACTATCAAGTTGAGCTATTAACAAGGATCAAAGCACAGCTTATTCACAAGTCTCTCAAAAATACCAAGATATGAATATTGACATATTGAGTTATGCATCCACAGTAAGGACAGAACAGAACCCTAAATATTCATTGGAATTTGCAAGACGAACTGGATGAAGTAGTGtactctttaaaaaataccttaGCAACAATAGCTGACACCAATTTATACGTTGGATACATACCAACTTTCtcaatttgaaataatttgaagatTTCACTCAAGTCACTTTCATCTCTCTGTTGCTATATCTCAGTGAGGCAGTTCCATCCTTGTGACTAACAATGACATGCAGTGGTATTGTGAGTGACCCatgcaatatgaaaaatataacaGTTCAAGTACTTACGGATACATTGCCATAGTTGTCAGTTTAACAAAGATATCCTTACTCGGCACATCAACCGTATTACAAGTAAAGGCTTGAGGTGGAggcattttgtgttttttgcAGAATTCAGCAGGAGAAATACTATATTCCTGTCTAACTTCATGCAAGTCAGACTTTGCAGCTACCACTAAGCATGGTATTCTGCTATCCATGAAGTGCTGCtgcaaatttaaagaaaaaagtgaaagaaacacTATATGATAAATTCACCCTGGAACAGCCCAAGCTGAACTGTTTGCAGCAGCATTAAGATACATTCAGTAGCCTGAAGTGAGGCATTTCtagaaacagaatattttatatagaCAAGTAAGTAGACATTAGTTTTGTGTGAGtaacaaaactgcatttttaatgcatCAGCCATATATAACCAGCACtcataaataaaatgtcttttaaacagTAGAACTTATGTATAGGACCGGCAACTGACACTGAGCATTTTGTCagtgaaaaaatacacaaatgtaAAGATTTGTTTATATAAATTATACAAACCTTAAAAATCCTGGCACAGTACTCAAAAGACTTCGGGTTACTGACATCATATACCAGGCAGACAGCATCGCATATGGTCTCAGCGTcagttaaaaattcagaatcACTGACATCAtgtagctgggaaaaaaagacagtcggagagggagaaaagcttTGTCATTATGCAGTTAAAGGAGTTTtataacttacttttttttctcacaatttTTATGGCTCATTTTTATGTATCCTTAGAACTAATGGACTGACTACAGGCAGAATTAACGAAACAGGAATTTACCATACAGCCAAGGCATGTGAGCTGTTAACATCACATCTGCAGGCAATCACAACCTCAGcataaaaagttacatttacttTAACACAAAGTCTCAGATAACCATAGGAACTGCCATTCATCCTAGAGAGGAAAACCACAGAGCAGAGGACTAGAtcttggaaaacaaagaaagaatcaTAATATCATAAAGGAAAACTACAGTGGAACAAGCTTTAGAGAAAGTATTTCACCCACTGAAGATTAACTTTAGCCGTCCTAATCACCCTATGTGACAGATTCTTCTCTACTGAATAGGTAGATTGCTTGCTGATAATTTATCATATGTTATAATGTGATGCTCTTCAGCATTAACATAATGGACTGGGTTCTGTACAATTTAGGTCAAGGTTTCAAAAATAACAGGTCCTGAACAGGTTCAGTTTAAAGTATTAACAACATGTAAAACCAGAAGTTATTTGAGCCAGAAAAGGAGTGGGGGGAAAATCCACATTTACAAAGACAAcacaattaaaacagaaatttgttTGCAGAAGGCTCTGGATAATTCACAGAATTTTAAGATTAACCAGTCATATGCAAACAATAATGAGGCAACCTTACCAGCAAGTATTTCTCCTGTCCGTATACATAGACTGTATTAATGGCATAGTAAGATTTGTGTTCTGCACGTATTTGCCTCTGtctctgaaaatgcagaatttcatGTTAGACCACAGCAACTTGCCCCTTTAAGTTAGATTTGAACTGCTGTTTTACTCCATTTATTAATGAATGGAAATTACAGTAATCTGTGGTTCATTTTGCAAGTAACTGCATAGCTATAATCTACAATGTACAAGTAATTATTGCATGCAATAGCCATTTATctatttgctaaaaataaataaatagataaataaataccaCACCAATCCCTCCCCTCAGTAATTCTACATTCCCTCATAGAACTCTCCAAACTCAGTAATAATCAGCAAAGATCTAAGATAAATTGATTTTGCTGTTTAACTTTAACTCAAAAGCATATATAGGTGATTCTTACTATTAGATTTCTTCCAAGAAGAGCCTGAAGAACTCCACTTTTCCCACAGCCTTTCATTCCAACAACATTGCATCGGAAAACATTTCTCTGagtctgttttttctgaagGTCTATCTTTTTATCTCTTGTTACTTTtgaaaaaacacaaatatttttcacaggatgtacatgcatgtatgtatgtgaAAACACGAAATAATTGTCCACTTACATTAAAATGcacacaaaacaataaaaaaatattaaatcaatTGTTTGAATTGAGCAGAAAGTAAAGAAGAATATAAGTGAAAAAAGACCATTTGTTTAAGCAATTTACTCTTGAGCAgttttctaaattttaattcctaaatggcaccaaaattatttttttttattacctgtAATTGCTGATGCTTGAGATTCTTGTTCTGCAAGTATTGAATAGCCTAAATAACCCAGGTACTCCAGGCAACGCTGTACATCTAAGTATGTGGTTAGTCTAGCAGAGGGGACAAAAAGAGGTTTTTAAATTGTTAGCATCTGTGATACCAATTCTTTACAGTACTGATACAATCTTTTCCTCCTATCTCCAGATTGATATCATAGAAGTATTCCTGGCACTACTGAAGGGCAAAGCACTGTGAAGGTAAATGGTGACAACTTTACCAGTCTTAATAGCCAGCAAAACACTATGAAGGCAGTACTTGCTGAGGCTTATCAGCctacactgtatttttttaactcagcaaataatgttttcctcattttctgtattttcaacaggaaaaaaacctcattattGAACATCATTATTCATACTGGCTCTAAAGAGTAGAAcgacagaaataaatattttgacaacATTCAGGGAGATTTCCACAGCTTGAAGAGACACTTCTTCATAGTTAGCACTAACTACTGGCCAAATCCTGAACAGGTTATAACAACTGTCTGAAGATTAGGCCACTTGATGGGTATAAAAATGTGGCTGCTTGGGTCAATTTTCAACTACTAAACTTCCACTCTTTCTACTAGATTTTCAAGAAGAATCTACAAATGAATTATCATACATTTTAGTAGTTGAGAACTTTGGGTAAAGTATCACACTTACGTCCACTGAGAGAGAAACCCTTGATACGTAATCCACCCCCTTTCATTTGTACAAACAGTGTTGTTAACATCAGGTCCCCATGGCATATAAGGGAAGACTTTGAACAGATCTTTCAATTCATCAGGAGACAAAGCACAATCTCTATCCTGAAAACAAGCATACAATATCAGACATAAATCACTTAATTCATGTCTATTCTAAACTGGTATTTTCTTGCTGTATGCTTGCAAGATTCAACAAACTGGCTATAAGAAActgagctgctttctttttaatcattgttcttgtttttaaataagactaAATATATGagctagttaaaaaaaatttggtaGTACAACTATAACTGCCAACTCTCCTTGTAGACAGAAATATAAATAGCAGGCTAGTTTTGACTGCATAGCTTAAGCCAGAGCCAGTTTGTGAATGAAATGACACAATgacaaaaatatactttttgCTAGCAAAACTGCTAGCAAACTAAGGCTCTTCAGTAtaaggacacacacacacactcaaaaGCTTACCAAATCATGTTTatcaaaaatactttgaagaaaCAAGTATGCATGATGATTTAATTCTGTTGTGCAGTCTGGAGGAATTTTTAGCCTGTttattgaaaacaaatacaagaagTGTTAAGTGTGTTTATGAAATAGAGAATATTAAAACtcaaaatacagactttttgAATTACAACATTTGGTATTTGACCTCTGCATttagttttaataatttatcTTTAAAGGGATCAAAGCACATACTTCTTATTAGGAGCATCTTCATattacattatatatatatatatatagtaatcaggtttttggttgttttttgtgttttgttttgggtttttttaatagaaaattacGCAGTTACATTTTTGAAAAGAAGCCACAGAGTTAGTTGATCtcttaactttttaatttggagattttcaaaggaTCTCAAGTGCTATGAAAATACTGACAAGCCTTTTCTAATTTGTTGCCACATACAATAAGCAACTGCTCAGATTTACGTTCCAGTTTTTTATGAACAGTCTCTTGCCATCTTTCCTATAGAGATAGCAGTACATGATTTGGCACAAGAGACAGGAGTTCttcctttgtaattttcagTCACATGAAGATTTTGGCTGGTAGGTCATAAAGTAAGGGAGATACTTGATGTAACAACGTGTTAAATAAACACACTTACAATAACCCTTTCCTCCTGCcaaagcaggaggcagcatAAATTAAATGCATGTAAGTTAAAGAAAGCTAAAATAAGTGATACGTACGGAGGAAACAAGTACTCTGGCGTAAGCTCTAAGTCATCGTCATATCCAAATCGACGCAAAACAGTCCAAGTTGTTTCATGCCTTCCTCGCTGAATGAAAAGTgtgtgtagaaaaagaaaacctaaaaatcAAATGATGAAATCTTAAGGCCCTGAAGTGCTTTATCTGctacaagtatttttaatagaatcagactgaaaacaaaaaagcttgaaaTACACATTCAGATTTTTAAGCTACTGGGTGACATTACAGCATTATCTACACAGACTGAAGGTTCAGAAATCATGTTATTTGTCAAAGTATCCCTCAAAGAACTGTTTCCTTAAAACAACCCACttgtttcttctggttttgtttgcttctttcagtACTAGTATTTTAGAGGAACTTATCTGTATGATAAAATGGTAAGCCGTAGCAAGAAGTCTGGAGAATAGTCTCACGGAATACTGCCTTTAGTTTTCCTGTACCAAAATAACTGGGGAGGATTTTTATTTAGCACTTTCCAGGGCTTAATGAACACTGAGATTTCACTGTTTAGTAAGGCTATGCCTTAAAATTCCCACTCTTTACAATTTCTCACGCATCCTGTTATATACCTAAGCTCCACAAGCAAAGCAGTTACAGtgatgctcagaaaaaaaatgttttttctcctttcgCTTTTGCCATATGCTCTGAGCAAATCTGTACAACATAGCTGTTAAAATGTTGACAGACACCACACCTTGCTGACAAGTGTTGCAGACAGTGAGCTTAGAGACAAGATACAGATTTATCTAGGAGACAATCTCTTTTGAATCAGTACACTTATTTGGATTCCAAGCTCTGTAACAACAAGGAAGACCTTACTTTATTGACCCcattatttcccattttaataATCCTTTGATATATACTGCCACCACACCCAGCTCTTATAGTCTAAAAGAATCAAGATAGAGATCATATTCCAAAAGACTAGCTTTTTTATGTAAGAATGATTATCAACTGTATAAAAGACACATCTTTTAAGAGTTAAATTGGGCTTACCTTTTAATGTTAATCCATTATCCGCAACTCCATCACTTAGGTTTTTCCTGACTACATTCTTTACATCTTCCAAAGCTTGAGGTGCCAGTGGTGTATTAAAACAAATTCTctaacaaaaaaccaaaaagagaaTGTTAGGACCACTGGCTACTAAGCTGGACAAACAGCATGTCCTGTATGAAATGCAGCCTTAATGTTCTGATAAGCTAGTAAAGGACAATCCAATTTCTTACTGGAAATAAAGGTGtacaaactttatttttaaatagaagcatTGGGGCTTGtacatttaaatagttttttttttattttgctcttgaaCTAAAACTTGAAcaatggttaaaaataaaattaataccaCTTCCATTTTTACAAATCTATTCTTTTATGCTGCACTTGATACTTTTAGCATTTAGACCTGGTTCCCTTAGAATTCACCTTACGACTGttccttcaaaaacaaaacactttgttttctAGAATTACATAGTTCAACTATTAAGCATGGTGAAAAGATAAGCAAAAGAGTTACCTGAAAGAAGTTAAGCTCTGCATCATTGAGAGTACCATCATTATCCTGGTCAGAAATTCTAAAAATGCGAGTGAGTGCTTTAATACAGGCAGGTTTCATCTAAGGAATAGAAGAAAGTTCAGTATCTTTCTAGGCTTGAATATAAAAAGATTACATTGAATGACATCAGGCAGCTCAAtcacattaaaacaaatactAGCCTTCATTTTACGTTTTTAGAATAGAGACattcatacatacatatacaaaaaaaaagcaagaggaaacaaaatCCTGATCTAGCAAATTTATATCCATGGTTTTAAAGCAATTATTCCACATTAAATATCTTTCTATTCAATTATTAGAAGAACCTCAAGTTCTTCACAAGCTGAAGGTGGCACTACTtagttatttgaaaataaaaaaaaattgtctaaaTTCAGACTTATTGCTACAGAAAACTCtaaaaaaacaactgaatgTTTCCCCCCCCTCACCAAACATTTGGGGGGGGAACAAGGCCTTGCAATCCCAGTGccttgcaaaaataaacagctctaGAACTACAGTCAACTCTTTCTAAGCAAGCACACTATCTCTATTCACCATTTCAACTATGACTTCAGAAGGCTTCAAACATCAAATATTGAAAATCTTCACAGGGCTTCACATTCATCTACCAGGCAAAGCATTGATCTTATGGACTATCTCTATGACAAAAGAATTGCTAGGATACCTTCCAAGTGAAGGAAAACACACACTGGTAATTCTCTCCCAACAACTACAGTGATGATGGACTCTTCTCTTCATAGAGGTCACACAGATTGCATAGAGATTGGTTTtggaaaaccaaaaagattTCAGCACAACAATTTTATCACAACATTACTAACTCATAAAGATGATTCTGATGGAAGAAATCAAAACAGGGTTATTCTCTAGTTCTCTacttaacaaaatatttatgattAAAGCAACTCTCCTACTGCCCAATACTAGACAAGGGTTatgtttaaagattttatttgtatttgcccatgaaattaatgttttttttaaaaaaatatactccTGTTTTAATATGCTCAGCTAACTACCTGTGATACTTAAAaaccagccacaccacttgtTTCTTATCCCTTTTGCCAAAGTCTCACAAGATGCTCAAAACATTCTTTCCCTTGAACCAGGCCAAGTCTGGAGTACTTTCCCTGAAATAGAGTTACTGTGAAATGTATATCTAAAGGAGAACTGAATTGAACACATGATTTTGTTCACATTACATTTGGCTTAAAGCCATTACCAAAGCTTCTCATTTTACTTAGCAGTTCACATGGGCAACAAAAAACTGTCTTCATTGCTttgaatgaaaaggaaagacagattGGATTAATACAACACAAAACAATCACCATGGTTCTGGAATATAATGCCTGACATTTGGGGGTAGGGTGGTGGTAACAGAACAcattaagaaatgcaaaatccactgaaaaggaaagaacaggGAAGTgattaacacccccccccccccccatattaTTTGTTCTTAGAATCTACTTATAAATACCTCTTTCTCCTCTGGGCAATAAAGAGGACCTGTAGGATGTAGAACAGCTTTCTGCGCATAATAAAATAGCTCAGATATATTCTTCAAGTTTTTGGCTGAACACTGAAAGAGAAATCCTTATATGGATTAGCTAGTTTCTTGATTATTtggtgttttcttctgaaatttaaGCAAGCATCAAACTTTTAATGATCTAGCCCCCTCTTGTGGGTACAGtgctgttctggaaaaaaaagacacctaGCCCCTGTACCTGTTCAGTAATAAATAAAGGAGGTCTCACTACAATTTGCTGTCATACCAAGAACAGAGAAATCAAAAAGTTGTATCtactcggggcggggggggggaggcataCCCACACATattaattcaatttttaatattttgcagacATCTGTCTGACTTACATTTAAAACACTTGCTAAAGGCAAGGATGTGAGGAGGCTCTAAATGTTAGAAGAACTTGACAGTAACATTTGATTATACAACAGTGTAATCTTCtctaaggaaaaataacatataAACTCACCATGATAATTActtatatttgaaatattttattttgaacaacaagaacaaaaaaatcaccttgtCTATTAAAAAGTTGCCACACATGCTTGGcaagaat
This region of Buteo buteo chromosome 13, bButBut1.hap1.1, whole genome shotgun sequence genomic DNA includes:
- the RHOT1 gene encoding mitochondrial Rho GTPase 1 isoform X7; translated protein: METILPIMNQYTEIETCVECSAKNLKNISELFYYAQKAVLHPTGPLYCPEEKEMKPACIKALTRIFRISDQDNDGTLNDAELNFFQRICFNTPLAPQALEDVKNVVRKNLSDGVADNGLTLKGFLFLHTLFIQRGRHETTWTVLRRFGYDDDLELTPEYLFPPLKIPPDCTTELNHHAYLFLQSIFDKHDLDRDCALSPDELKDLFKVFPYMPWGPDVNNTVCTNERGWITYQGFLSQWTLTTYLDVQRCLEYLGYLGYSILAEQESQASAITVTRDKKIDLQKKQTQRNVFRCNVVGMKGCGKSGVLQALLGRNLIRQRQIRAEHKSYYAINTVYVYGQEKYLLLHDVSDSEFLTDAETICDAVCLVYDVSNPKSFEYCARIFKQHFMDSRIPCLVVAAKSDLHEVRQEYSISPAEFCKKHKMPPPQAFTCNTVDVPSKDIFVKLTTMAMYPHARLRCMCACNRCTFCICQNFLNSDLLQSVKNKLFTAVLNRLRPYIDELGAMLLADEESSIMQQVHAVNFVEDSIFMESSLGPRLLEDRHVTQADLKSSTFWLRASFGATVFAVLGFAMYKALLKQR
- the RHOT1 gene encoding mitochondrial Rho GTPase 1 isoform X4, which translates into the protein MKKDVRILLVGEPRVGKTSLIMSLVSEEFPEEVPPRAEEITIPADVTPERVPTHIVDYSEAEQSDEQLYHEISQANVICIVYAVNNKNSIDKVTSRWIPLINERTDKDSRLPLILVGNKSDLVEYSSMETILPIMNQYTEIETCVECSAKNLKNISELFYYAQKAVLHPTGPLYCPEEKEMKPACIKALTRIFRISDQDNDGTLNDAELNFFQRICFNTPLAPQALEDVKNVVRKNLSDGVADNGLTLKGFLFLHTLFIQRGRHETTWTVLRRFGYDDDLELTPEYLFPPLKIPPDCTTELNHHAYLFLQSIFDKHDLDRDCALSPDELKDLFKVFPYMPWGPDVNNTVCTNERGWITYQGFLSQWTLTTYLDVQRCLEYLGYLGYSILAEQESQASAITVTRDKKIDLQKKQTQRNVFRCNVVGMKGCGKSGVLQALLGRNLIRQRQIRAEHKSYYAINTVYVYGQEKYLLLHDVSDSEFLTDAETICDAVCLVYDVSNPKSFEYCARIFKQHFMDSRIPCLVVAAKSDLHEVRQEYSISPAEFCKKHKMPPPQAFTCNTVDVPSKDIFVKLTTMAMYPHARLRCMCACNRCTFCICQNFLNSDLLQSVKNKLFTAVLNRHVTQADLKSSTFWLRASFGATVFAVLGFAMYKALLKQR
- the RHOT1 gene encoding mitochondrial Rho GTPase 1 isoform X5; translated protein: MKKDVRILLVGEPRVGKTSLIMSLVSEEFPEEVPPRAEEITIPADVTPERVPTHIVDYSEAEQSDEQLYHEISQANVICIVYAVNNKNSIDKVTSRWIPLINERTDKDSRLPLILVGNKSDLVEYSSMETILPIMNQYTEIETCVECSAKNLKNISELFYYAQKAVLHPTGPLYCPEEKEMKPACIKALTRIFRISDQDNDGTLNDAELNFFQRICFNTPLAPQALEDVKNVVRKNLSDGVADNGLTLKGFLFLHTLFIQRGRHETTWTVLRRFGYDDDLELTPEYLFPPLKIPPDCTTELNHHAYLFLQSIFDKHDLDRDCALSPDELKDLFKVFPYMPWGPDVNNTVCTNERGWITYQGFLSQWTLTTYLDVQRCLEYLGYLGYSILAEQESQASAITVTRDKKIDLQKKQTQRNVFRCNVVGMKGCGKSGVLQALLGRNLIRQRQIRAEHKSYYAINTVYVYGQEKYLLLHDVSDSEFLTDAETICDAVCLVYDVSNPKSFEYCARIFKQHFMDSRIPCLVVAAKSDLHEVRQEYSISPAEFCKKHKMPPPQAFTCNTVDVPSKDIFVKLTTMAMYPHARLRCMCACNRCTFCICQNFLNSDLLQSVKNKLFTAVLNRCSFVFVWLALNLFLLHCFTCF
- the RHOT1 gene encoding mitochondrial Rho GTPase 1 isoform X3 translates to MKKDVRILLVGEPRVGKTSLIMSLVSEEFPEEVPPRAEEITIPADVTPERVPTHIVDYSEAEQSDEQLYHEISQANVICIVYAVNNKNSIDKVTSRWIPLINERTDKDSRLPLILVGNKSDLVEYSSMETILPIMNQYTEIETCVECSAKNLKNISELFYYAQKAVLHPTGPLYCPEEKEMKPACIKALTRIFRISDQDNDGTLNDAELNFFQRICFNTPLAPQALEDVKNVVRKNLSDGVADNGLTLKGFLFLHTLFIQRGRHETTWTVLRRFGYDDDLELTPEYLFPPLKIPPDCTTELNHHAYLFLQSIFDKHDLDRDCALSPDELKDLFKVFPYMPWGPDVNNTVCTNERGWITYQGFLSQWTLTTYLDVQRCLEYLGYLGYSILAEQESQASAITVTRDKKIDLQKKQTQRNVFRCNVVGMKGCGKSGVLQALLGRNLIRQRQIRAEHKSYYAINTVYVYGQEKYLLLHDVSDSEFLTDAETICDAVCLVYDVSNPKSFEYCARIFKQHFMDSRIPCLVVAAKSDLHEVRQEYSISPAEFCKKHKMPPPQAFTCNTVDVPSKDIFVKLTTMAMYPHARLRCMCACNRCTFCICQNFLNSDLLQSVKNKLFTAVLNRSLTLFTRHVTQADLKSSTFWLRASFGATVFAVLGFAMYKALLKQR
- the RHOT1 gene encoding mitochondrial Rho GTPase 1 isoform X2, translated to MKKDVRILLVGEPRVGKTSLIMSLVSEEFPEEVPPRAEEITIPADVTPERVPTHIVDYSEAEQSDEQLYHEISQANVICIVYAVNNKNSIDKVTSRWIPLINERTDKDSRLPLILVGNKSDLVEYSSMETILPIMNQYTEIETCVECSAKNLKNISELFYYAQKAVLHPTGPLYCPEEKEMKPACIKALTRIFRISDQDNDGTLNDAELNFFQRICFNTPLAPQALEDVKNVVRKNLSDGVADNGLTLKGFLFLHTLFIQRGRHETTWTVLRRFGYDDDLELTPEYLFPPLKIPPDCTTELNHHAYLFLQSIFDKHDLDRDCALSPDELKDLFKVFPYMPWGPDVNNTVCTNERGWITYQGFLSQWTLTTYLDVQRCLEYLGYLGYSILAEQESQASAITVTRDKKIDLQKKQTQRNVFRCNVVGMKGCGKSGVLQALLGRNLIRQRQIRAEHKSYYAINTVYVYGQEKYLLLHDVSDSEFLTDAETICDAVCLVYDVSNPKSFEYCARIFKHFMDSRIPCLVVAAKSDLHEVRQEYSISPAEFCKKHKMPPPQAFTCNTVDVPSKDIFVKLTTMAMYPHARLRCMCACNRCTFCICQNFLNSDLLQSVKNKLFTAVLNRLRPYIDELGAMLLADEESSIMQQVHAVNFVEDSIFMESSLGPRLLEDRHVTQADLKSSTFWLRASFGATVFAVLGFAMYKALLKQR
- the RHOT1 gene encoding mitochondrial Rho GTPase 1 isoform X6; protein product: MKKDVRILLVGEPRVGKTSLIMSLVSEEFPEEVPPRAEEITIPADVTPERVPTHIVDYSEAEQSDEQLYHEISQANVICIVYAVNNKNSIDKVTSRWIPLINERTDKDSRLPLILVGNKSDLVEYSSMETILPIMNQYTEIETCVECSAKNLKNISELFYYAQKAVLHPTGPLYCPEEKEMKPACIKALTRIFRISDQDNDGTLNDAELNFFQRICFNTPLAPQALEDVKNVVRKNLSDGVADNGLTLKGFLFLHTLFIQRGRHETTWTVLRRFGYDDDLELTPEYLFPPLKIPPDCTTELNHHAYLFLQSIFDKHDLDRDCALSPDELKDLFKVFPYMPWGPDVNNTVCTNERGWITYQGFLSQWTLTTYLDVQRCLEYLGYLGYSILAEQESQASAITVTRDKKIDLQKKQTQRNVFRCNVVGMKGCGKSGVLQALLGRNLIRQRQIRAEHKSYYAINTVYVYGQEKYLLLHDVSDSEFLTDAETICDAVCLVYDVSNPKSFEYCARIFKQHFMDSRIPCLVVAAKSDLHEVRQEYSISPAEFCKKHKMPPPQAFTCNTVDVPSKDIFVKLTTMAMYPHVTQADLKSSTFWLRASFGATVFAVLGFAMYKALLKQR
- the RHOT1 gene encoding mitochondrial Rho GTPase 1 isoform X1, with the translated sequence MKKDVRILLVGEPRVGKTSLIMSLVSEEFPEEVPPRAEEITIPADVTPERVPTHIVDYSEAEQSDEQLYHEISQANVICIVYAVNNKNSIDKVTSRWIPLINERTDKDSRLPLILVGNKSDLVEYSSMETILPIMNQYTEIETCVECSAKNLKNISELFYYAQKAVLHPTGPLYCPEEKEMKPACIKALTRIFRISDQDNDGTLNDAELNFFQRICFNTPLAPQALEDVKNVVRKNLSDGVADNGLTLKGFLFLHTLFIQRGRHETTWTVLRRFGYDDDLELTPEYLFPPLKIPPDCTTELNHHAYLFLQSIFDKHDLDRDCALSPDELKDLFKVFPYMPWGPDVNNTVCTNERGWITYQGFLSQWTLTTYLDVQRCLEYLGYLGYSILAEQESQASAITVTRDKKIDLQKKQTQRNVFRCNVVGMKGCGKSGVLQALLGRNLIRQRQIRAEHKSYYAINTVYVYGQEKYLLLHDVSDSEFLTDAETICDAVCLVYDVSNPKSFEYCARIFKQHFMDSRIPCLVVAAKSDLHEVRQEYSISPAEFCKKHKMPPPQAFTCNTVDVPSKDIFVKLTTMAMYPHARLRCMCACNRCTFCICQNFLNSDLLQSVKNKLFTAVLNRLRPYIDELGAMLLADEESSIMQQVHAVNFVEDSIFMESSLGPRLLEDRHVTQADLKSSTFWLRASFGATVFAVLGFAMYKALLKQR